In the Arachis stenosperma cultivar V10309 chromosome 8, arast.V10309.gnm1.PFL2, whole genome shotgun sequence genome, ttgattgttaATGAACATGATAGatttatgataaattaattatttataaaataaaaaattatttttataattatataaaatatatgggtcaatttataattaaaattagttagagaACTATGTAGCAGTTgttaaaaaatcttaaaaaacatgttttctactTGGACCACTAAGTGGTCCAAAGATTCCTGGACCACCGAATCCTGAGCCAACTAACATAGTTACAGAGAAGTTGAAACTTGAAACATTATTTCTTATTGCTTGGcctcttatttttctttaatactaataaagtaataattagataattaaattagaatttgcACAGTAAGAAGAATACAGCAGACGATAGTTGAATGCGTGTTAATAGTATTATTTTTTGGGTGGGCCAGTAAGCTGAAATAGTTTAGCTTAGCTCCATGGTTGTCAAGTAGCTCAAGTATGATTTGGACACCTGGCCCCGTAAACCACGCGTTTTTCTTTCttatcttaaaattaaaattaattaaggaatatataattatatatcgAGTATTCCTTAAAAAGAATATGAATATTGAGTAGGCACAACCGCTGCCAATTGCCGAGTGTAAAATTCGAAATCATacgaaataaaaaatttagacggctttatcaattcaattcacgTGATTCGTGCCGCTTCTTATGGTCTTTGACGGACTCAAAACAAAGCAgtttaaaataaatcaataaatcCCCTCAACTTTGAATTTTTTGGTGCCCTTAACTTTTTGAGTCTTTGaggataaataaaaagaacactttgaaatttgaataattagtaAGACTAATCTCCACCCAACTTGTATTGTACTTATTTTGACACATGATACAAATACAATACATGATGAACGGAAGTTGAGATATTTATACTACATTACTACTAGTCACTAGCATCTCATTTCATTGTCATGAGTAGACATTATTCACGCATATTATGTTGTTATTCCCtattctttaattttgaaactCGAAGGTAACGTGCCTACCTCATTCCTgtcattttctttttgtttgactaatttatattattttaaattcattttATAGAAACATATAGGGATAAGTGCCGGTAGTGAGCAATGGGTGAACACCGACGTTTGAAAGTTGCATGCTCATTAacaattctttttaaaaatccaGTACGTGACTGCCATTTGCTACCTCAGAATTGGATAAAATAAGAGACACTCGGATTTCGGGGTCAACCGcgaagaatgatgaatgatttTGAAGGGACGGCGTTGGATACTATATAACTCATTGATTTCAACCatgaataattaatttgatacaaTATTTTATGTGATCAATATATCTAACCCATAAAAAGAGGGGCAAATTTGATGGATATGCTTAGTATCATTTTTCAATGTAGTCTAAAAAGCATTCAATAATTTCTCTGTGCTACATCATATCCTATAGTCATTCTTTCTAGTTTCTTGCCGTAGGATCAATTCAACATTCATGGGAGCTATAATGTCTTTTGTGGTTTTTGGTCAATGGAGCTATTATaatgttttttttgtttacatACGTATGGGCCTaagcccaaaaaaaaaaaacaaagctACAAGCTAAATTGAACGAGTATCAACTCCTTTTACATCATCTCGAAGAGGAGGAATCAGACTATCAGGGAGAGAGTGTAAGAACTTAATCCCTTCTCTTCTCTTAGCACTTTCTTTTGCCAACCAATCAGAGCATCCGTTTGCATATCTGCATACATGACTATATTATAATGTTTCAAAGATGAAAGAACCTCAAGAATGGACAGTTCCAAATGGGGGAGCCGGGGGAGTATTCCTTTCCTTGTCATGAAGTGGGCGAGGCTGGGAAATGTAGATGTGTCATGTCATACAAGAGAAACATTTATGGGCTTGCTAAAACGTGCCATTGACTTCTTCCTTTCCATTTAGGCCCAATTGGCCCATtaggattttgaaaaaaaattaaacttactttataaagaaaaacaaagttcatataaaaattttctttctcaaaatATGTTTCATGCTATGATGCACGGTGATTAGGACACAAACATGACACAGGACACATCGATacaagaattttaaaatcttatactATGTAagaataaagtattttttagataaatcgtaataatatttttatatttttttatattaaaacataaataattttttaattatttttaatatcttattttaattatataaagtatttaaaatatttttttaataaataataatatatactatttctaaatttattttaagaatacatGTTAAGAATAAGGTTAGACACGCTGACACGTGATAgtatttaggtgtgtccaaACGTGTTcagacaaaatttttttattttttattaagacacgaTTAGACACAGTATCATGTTCAAAATGTGTCCGACACATGGACACGACAAAATATCCATACTTCATAGATTTCATCATATATAACTTATTAAGAAATTGATTTCCCATATGAGTACTCATATGAAATGTCTCCATACAAAGATCGTAGTCGAGAATTGTGATTTAATATGTTTGATTAAGTTGTTTAATATTATGCATGTCAATTTGTTAACGTTATCTTTTTGTTTGGTGAATATtcacatatttttatttttattgttagcaagtattgtTTATCATTGGTTGAAAAAGGCTATTAACTTACTAGTATGATTTGGATTTAAGTTATATTATAAGATAAGATATAGCTGTAGCTGCATAAATTAAAGGCATAATAAGTTCTAAATGGCATACATTCTGTTTAGTAGTTCAGAATCGGAGTAAGCAGTGACTGAAGAAGACTTAGTCTTATTTGTATCCATGGAAGATCTCCTTATGTTCTTCAAATTAGAGGCCTGAATACGGTGCTTAATAACCCAATAACACATAGTCCCCAAGGTTGTAACCATTATTGTTGTCCCAATAACAGTAACCGAAATAGCAAGCCACATCTCTTGTTtcccaacaacaacaaaagccAATGCCAAGAATGAAACAGTTATAAGCACACAAGCCAACCACATTAGCTTGTTTATTATAGCCATCATTTGCTTCTTTGCTTTGCTCTCTATAACCACCACCGAAGTTTGAACCACAACCACAGCAAGGGATATGAAAAGTGCAATTGAATCAAACACAAAGAAGATCAAGAATGCACCCTGTGGTGCTATGTTTGCTTCACCAAGTGTTGACCCTTCAGGGACATCGTTTGGATCATCAACAAACTGCCCGGGGACTGTGAAGATCGCCGCGAATGCCACCGTTGCAATTAGCACTGCCACCACGGTTGTTGAGTTTATTGCATTGTTCAGGCCTTCTTGGTGCATCTTGTTGATTCTCTTTGCTATGCCTTGCACCCGCTTTCGCGTTTGTCGGGTGTGCTCTAACTGGTTATGGACCTCATGTTTGATGTCACTCACAGTTTGTTTTAGCTCCCTGGCCGACGTGGTTGCGGTCGTGGCTGTGGTTGTGGTTGTGGCTGTAATTCCATGGGACTTTACTAAGGCATTGGCGTTCACAACGCCGTGTTCTAACAGAATATTCTTAACATCATGGTTCCCCATTTTTTCAGCAGTGTCTAATGCAGTCTCACCAGACCTGTTAACaacttttttgtttgtttctttctGCTCAAGAAGCTTCTTTACAATCTGTGCAAACAAATCAAATTAAAGCCAAATGGGGATTGTCTTTCTATGTTGATATCAAGTTATATATTTACCTGAGCCCTGCCCTTTCTAGATGCTATATGCAATGGTGTGTTTCCCTTATTGTCAACAAAGTTTATAGttgatggatctcctttgaTCAGCTCCTCCACCACCTCAAGATTCTGTCCCTTCACCGCCATATGAAGCGCCGTCTGCCTCTTCTTATCGATTCGAGTTGCAATCTCTCTGTCCTGCTCAAGAAGCACTTTCACAACCGCAACATGTCCATTCCTTGCAGCAGAATGCAAAGCTGTTTTCCCATTGCTCTTGGCAATGGTTGCCAAGCCTTTTCCTGCTTCCAAGAGGAGCTTCACTATCTCAACGTGCCCTTGTGTCGCCGCCGTGTGCAATGCTGTGGTGTTAGATTGATCCACAGTCATTGATAACTCAGGATGAGCTTCCATAAGGATCTTCACTATATCTGCAAAAAGGAACAATCCTAGTGCCTAAGAACATTTATTCACAAACCTAACAATATAGTCTTACTAATTACTATGGataattaaaaaggaaaagagaTACAGACCTAAATCCCCTTGTTTGGCAGCAATATGCAATGCATCAAAACCGTTCCTAGCTTTGATTCCAGCATCAGCAAGATCATAAAGTTGAATCAACTCCCTAACCAGATCAACATAACCATATTCAGCAGCAACATAAAGAGGTGTTTCACCATCTTGGTTCTGCCTTGCCAATAGCTCATGGAGTTCCTCCTGATCTTCTATACCAGATAGGGTCTCCCTTAGTACAGAGAGACTCCCTGATCTTGCTGCAGAATGCAAATGGGTATCATCCCTTTTCCCTGTTAACTGTTTGGTCATTTTCTTCCCGGTGACACTCATTGTTTCTGGAATTCACCTACCTACTCAATTTCTCTGCTTTCTTCTGATTCTAATTCTAACTCAATATAGTATATACaaccttcttttcttccttccAGCAAAAACCCAGATCAAAACTAGCATTTTTCATGCATAAAGTGTAGGATCATTTCGTACCATTATGGAATCAAAATTTgtatccttttattttcttcagGTCTCCGGGATCAATGCCCCGTAACCAACAAAATTGAAGAAATGTAACGCAATGTACTGTCTGAGAAAAAGAGCTACGATTAAGAATTGAAACGTGAAAGGCACACGTAATAATAGATAAATAGATAGAGATTGCAACAATAATTATAACTTCTATTATGTGAATCTAAATTCGAAGCAGAAAAATGGCATTGTAACGCACGCACCTAGCTCAGCGATAAACAAGGCACTTTTGCAAAGGTGGTGATCATTGTCGCGGAAAACATATAACGGAAATAACAGAACCAGCCGTGTATATGTGATCAAATTAAACGGAGTTTGCTACATACAATCCATTATTTATTAAtgaaatggattttattccataaataaacaaacaaaattaatacatgcttttcttattctttaagtAATTATTGGGTCGGATGTATTTATTTTACAAAGTATATGGTATAAGAAACATTTCAAATGCACCGAGAATATCAATGCTCCAATTGTTTTAATCGttgatctaaattataaaaaatatatataatatattaattaaaatcaacggttaaaataaTTGGTGCACCGGTACTCCTCGATGCACTTGAAATGTTTCCTATGGTATAAGCACATTATTATATGGACGaatatatttgtattttgtaatgTCCTTATCAGACCCACGTGATAATGACGTCAATGCATGTTCAAAATTAGAGTTAACCTAAACTCCATTAATCTTTTTGTAATTGTGTTTGGACTGACGAGTAGGAAGTATAGTAGACTTACGTCATTCTTAATTGTCTTGTGTATAGGATAGGAAAGTTTTCAAGTGTTCCATTTACTTTATTGGAACTTCAATGTTTTATGTATGATTAGGTTGTAAGTTAATTTTTTGTCTTGTAGttatttataaaaagataaaaataaccattcaatcataaaaaaacaaaagataatacATTTAGCTTGAAAAAATATAGGTACACTGCTACACACTAAAATAATGTACagaaattttatttctttatttattataaattatattgtcTGTAAAGTctcataaaaaaaagagaattttatttaaaaaatgtttaaaaataaaattatttgcaATAATGTGAGGTAaacttataaaaataattaatttattaaaagaaataacacttttttatatttcaaaaattatatatatcatgttattttatattgattaaataattatgtatttattttatatattatttcttaatttaaGAAGTTATGATTTATAGAATTGGCacattaattttaattgaaaaaaaaatcataaactttaatcttatcttgtatataatacatgacaaattattaaatttaatatttgtaaatataataatattatgttgctacaatttactttttcattgctaaaataaaattattcaatttgagtaatttattttttatttttaaaggtataaattgtaattat is a window encoding:
- the LOC130946792 gene encoding ankyrin repeat-containing protein At5g02620-like, with product MSVTGKKMTKQLTGKRDDTHLHSAARSGSLSVLRETLSGIEDQEELHELLARQNQDGETPLYVAAEYGYVDLVRELIQLYDLADAGIKARNGFDALHIAAKQGDLDIVKILMEAHPELSMTVDQSNTTALHTAATQGHVEIVKLLLEAGKGLATIAKSNGKTALHSAARNGHVAVVKVLLEQDREIATRIDKKRQTALHMAVKGQNLEVVEELIKGDPSTINFVDNKGNTPLHIASRKGRAQIVKKLLEQKETNKKVVNRSGETALDTAEKMGNHDVKNILLEHGVVNANALVKSHGITATTTTTATTATTSARELKQTVSDIKHEVHNQLEHTRQTRKRVQGIAKRINKMHQEGLNNAINSTTVVAVLIATVAFAAIFTVPGQFVDDPNDVPEGSTLGEANIAPQGAFLIFFVFDSIALFISLAVVVVQTSVVVIESKAKKQMMAIINKLMWLACVLITVSFLALAFVVVGKQEMWLAISVTVIGTTIMVTTLGTMCYWVIKHRIQASNLKNIRRSSMDTNKTKSSSVTAYSDSELLNRMYAI